The following proteins are encoded in a genomic region of Rhodoferax aquaticus:
- a CDS encoding sensor domain-containing diguanylate cyclase has product MDQTLMQVLVVVALISAAYWAIMASVLELAPRAAYRIATANLLLVAGVWLTLGRQTQPDHLHFHLADWLVLAGMTLFRSGINQLVFKQHDTPWTHWLPLGLVIIFTAPLSPSAESHHAMGIVWSLAGAWIAATGFADGFKGMDADRFHLSARLAIGLPCLVVACVMLLRALLLSASALGLHGSPVEMHASEAPFFWSMLGLLLLLNYTLGMLTGTRLVMRIKDLAERDPLTNCLNRRSIEARFVLNRERCVRFGEQMTCILFDLDLFKHINDQHGHHAGDAAIKHAVHLTQGVIRNVDAMGRFGGEEFLLLLPNTHLTGARETANRIRQMLDENPLLYEGKTIAVTGSFGVAVFRADEGMDSLVKRADAAMYEAKRLGRNRVEVTETA; this is encoded by the coding sequence ATGGATCAAACGTTGATGCAAGTGCTGGTGGTGGTCGCCTTGATCAGCGCCGCGTACTGGGCCATCATGGCCTCCGTGCTGGAGTTAGCGCCTCGCGCCGCTTACCGCATTGCGACGGCCAATTTGCTGCTGGTCGCAGGGGTATGGCTCACCTTGGGCAGACAAACGCAGCCTGACCACCTGCACTTTCACCTAGCCGACTGGCTTGTGTTGGCCGGCATGACCTTGTTTCGCAGTGGCATCAATCAGCTGGTGTTTAAACAGCATGACACACCGTGGACACACTGGCTTCCCCTGGGCTTGGTCATCATCTTCACAGCGCCCCTGTCCCCAAGCGCGGAGTCTCACCATGCTATGGGCATTGTTTGGTCACTCGCAGGAGCATGGATTGCAGCGACCGGTTTTGCCGACGGCTTCAAAGGCATGGACGCTGACCGCTTTCACTTAAGTGCCCGCCTCGCCATTGGATTGCCTTGCCTTGTGGTTGCCTGTGTCATGCTGCTGCGCGCGCTGTTGCTCAGCGCAAGTGCGCTTGGCCTACACGGATCACCCGTCGAAATGCACGCCAGCGAAGCCCCCTTCTTTTGGAGCATGCTGGGTCTGCTTTTACTGCTCAACTACACCCTGGGCATGCTCACTGGAACACGGCTTGTTATGCGCATCAAGGACTTGGCAGAGCGTGACCCCCTCACCAACTGCCTGAACCGGCGCTCCATTGAAGCCCGCTTTGTGCTCAATCGCGAGCGGTGTGTTCGCTTTGGTGAACAGATGACCTGTATTCTGTTTGACCTAGACTTATTCAAACACATCAACGACCAGCATGGCCACCATGCGGGTGACGCTGCGATCAAACACGCCGTGCACCTGACCCAAGGGGTGATACGCAATGTAGACGCCATGGGGCGATTTGGGGGCGAAGAGTTTTTACTGTTGCTACCCAACACCCACCTCACGGGCGCCCGCGAAACTGCCAACCGTATCCGGCAGATGTTGGACGAAAACCCCTTGCTCTATGAGGGCAAAACCATTGCGGTCACAGGCAGTTTTGGCGTAGCGGTTTTTCGGGCTGATGAAGGTATGGACTCCCTCGTGAAACGGGCCGACGCCGCCATGTATGAGGCCAAACGCCTTGGACGCAACCGAGTGGAAGTGACAGAAACAGCCTAG
- the gloA gene encoding lactoylglutathione lyase — translation MRLLHTMLRVGNLQRSIDFYTHVLGMQLLRTSENPEYKYTLAFIGYGKNPDHAEIELTYNWGVDRYELGTAYGHIALGVPDAYAACEKIKAAGGQVTREAGPVKGGNTVIAFVTDPDGYKIELIQRTEL, via the coding sequence ATGCGACTACTCCACACCATGCTGCGCGTTGGCAATCTTCAACGCTCCATCGACTTCTACACCCACGTACTGGGCATGCAATTGCTGAGAACCTCAGAGAATCCTGAGTACAAGTACACGCTAGCCTTCATTGGCTACGGCAAAAACCCAGACCATGCCGAGATTGAACTGACCTACAACTGGGGGGTGGACCGCTATGAGCTAGGCACCGCCTATGGTCACATTGCCTTGGGTGTGCCCGATGCTTACGCCGCCTGCGAAAAAATCAAAGCCGCTGGCGGCCAAGTGACCCGTGAGGCTGGCCCGGTGAAAGGGGGCAATACCGTCATTGCGTTCGTCACAGACCCAGACGGCTACAAGATCGAACTCATCCAACGCACTGAACTCTAG
- a CDS encoding transcriptional regulator GcvA — protein sequence MSRRLPPLNAIRAFEAAARHGSFTKAAVELYVTQGAVSHQVKLLEQWLGLPLFERFGHSLTLTAQGRSYLPALSKALDAVASATERLGADVLAGPLRVTVLPSLASKWLMPRLGAFQTQYPEIDLHISTSAELHDFSADAFDVGIRSGLGRWAGLRADLIAHEALTPVLSPKLAATHALQVPADLASFTLLHDQPRDLWPRWLNRVGAHEINAAQGLSFSDAALVLQAAVDGHGIAMGRVFLAANDLAAGRLVQPFPQTLANDFSYWLVCPKSTAAKPRIAAFRTWLLAEAGASAWTG from the coding sequence ATGTCACGCCGCTTACCCCCGCTCAACGCCATCCGTGCCTTCGAAGCCGCAGCGCGTCACGGTAGCTTTACCAAAGCGGCTGTGGAGTTGTATGTGACGCAAGGCGCGGTCAGCCACCAAGTCAAATTGCTGGAGCAGTGGTTGGGCCTACCCCTCTTTGAACGCTTTGGCCATTCCCTGACACTCACGGCACAAGGCCGCAGCTACTTGCCTGCGCTAAGCAAGGCCTTGGATGCCGTGGCCAGTGCGACCGAGCGCCTGGGGGCGGACGTTTTGGCGGGGCCTTTGCGGGTGACTGTGTTGCCTTCGCTGGCTAGCAAGTGGCTGATGCCGCGCTTGGGGGCATTTCAGACGCAATACCCCGAAATTGACCTCCACATCAGCACCAGTGCAGAGCTGCATGACTTTTCGGCGGATGCCTTTGATGTAGGCATTCGTTCTGGCCTTGGGCGCTGGGCAGGCTTGCGTGCCGATCTGATTGCCCACGAAGCACTCACGCCCGTGCTCAGCCCTAAGCTCGCAGCCACCCATGCGCTGCAAGTTCCCGCCGATCTGGCCAGCTTCACCTTGCTACACGATCAGCCGCGCGACCTATGGCCCCGGTGGTTGAATAGGGTGGGTGCCCATGAGATCAATGCCGCACAGGGCTTAAGTTTCAGCGACGCAGCGCTGGTGTTGCAGGCTGCAGTGGACGGGCATGGCATCGCCATGGGGCGGGTGTTTTTGGCGGCGAATGACCTCGCGGCAGGCCGACTGGTGCAACCGTTTCCGCAGACACTGGCCAATGACTTTAGCTATTGGCTGGTGTGCCCGAAATCAACAGCAGCCAAGCCACGCATTGCCGCATTTCGAACATGGTTGCTTGCCGAAGCGGGCGCTTCGGCATGGACCGGCTGA
- a CDS encoding LysE family translocator, with protein sequence MIEWKVWGLLLTFAVPMILSPGPGNTVLAALGGRFGVRGTVPFWMGFELGNFVWCLVYGFGLSELFKTYPVAYDLLKWGGTLYVLYLAWGFFKSTSMAERQDQAPMGFMDGFLSLSLNPKIHTMILVMYSQFLTPSLPLAMQVTQIALVFVAVGLVCHFAWIYGGQVLFSRIQSARSIRAQGIAFGLSMVLVAAYTALS encoded by the coding sequence ATGATCGAATGGAAAGTTTGGGGTCTGCTGCTCACGTTTGCAGTACCTATGATTTTGAGCCCCGGCCCGGGCAATACCGTGTTGGCCGCCTTGGGTGGGCGCTTTGGCGTGCGTGGCACCGTGCCCTTTTGGATGGGCTTTGAGTTGGGCAACTTTGTGTGGTGCTTGGTGTATGGCTTTGGGCTCAGTGAGCTGTTCAAAACCTACCCCGTGGCCTACGACCTTTTAAAGTGGGGCGGCACGCTGTATGTGCTGTATCTGGCGTGGGGGTTTTTCAAATCGACATCCATGGCGGAGAGACAAGACCAAGCCCCCATGGGCTTTATGGATGGCTTCTTGTCGCTCTCGCTCAACCCGAAGATCCACACCATGATCTTGGTGATGTACTCCCAGTTTTTGACGCCGAGTTTGCCGCTTGCCATGCAGGTGACACAGATTGCACTGGTCTTTGTGGCTGTGGGCTTGGTGTGTCACTTTGCCTGGATTTACGGTGGCCAAGTTTTGTTTAGCCGCATCCAAAGTGCGCGCTCCATCCGGGCCCAAGGCATAGCGTTCGGTTTGAGCATGGTGCTGGTTGCCGCCTACACCGCCTTGTCTTAA
- a CDS encoding SulP family inorganic anion transporter, which translates to MTPRNASLVSLTPQWLRHYQKAWLAGDLTAGLIVTVMLIPQSLAYALLAGLPPEVGLYASILPIVAYALLGSSMTLAVGPVAVASLMTASAIAPLAVAGTAEYAALAVQLSLISGAMLLAFGVMRLGFLAHFLSHPVISGFITGSAVVIAIGQLKHLLGVRVPSSSTWETLKGLVLALPQTNVATLALGLGSLIFLVVARRYLSGWLVRMGMPAKVAELLTKLAPMVAVIASIAVVALARLDLSAKVSVVGVVPQGLPHMELALPGLSTVGQLWLPALLIALVGFVESVSVAQSLALKRQQRIAPNKELLGLGAANIASALSGGYPVTGGFARSVVNFAAGANTPLAGVVSAALMALVIASMTGAFYYLPHAVLAATIIVAVVSLVDFDTLKEAWHYDRADALSLMATALGVIAMGVEVGILMGVALSLGVLVWRSSRPHMAVVGRVPGTEHFRNIERHSVETVPGLLALRVDESLFFANASALEDRVEDLIRADATVRRVVLVCSAVNQIDTTALGVLTELHASLAKRGVSLALAEVKGPVMDRLQHTALGRALQGRVFQSVHAAFTALRAA; encoded by the coding sequence ATGACCCCGCGTAACGCCTCGTTGGTGTCTCTAACTCCCCAGTGGTTGCGCCACTACCAAAAGGCCTGGCTCGCGGGTGACCTGACCGCTGGACTGATCGTGACGGTCATGCTCATTCCACAAAGCTTGGCTTACGCCTTGTTGGCGGGTTTGCCGCCCGAAGTGGGCCTGTACGCGAGCATTCTCCCCATCGTCGCTTACGCCTTGCTGGGCTCTAGCATGACGTTGGCGGTAGGCCCTGTGGCTGTGGCTTCGCTGATGACCGCAAGCGCGATCGCCCCCTTGGCGGTGGCTGGTACTGCGGAGTACGCGGCTTTAGCAGTGCAGCTGTCTTTGATTTCGGGTGCCATGTTGCTTGCCTTTGGCGTCATGCGTCTGGGGTTTTTGGCGCACTTTTTGAGCCATCCCGTCATCAGTGGCTTCATTACCGGGTCGGCCGTGGTGATCGCCATTGGCCAACTCAAGCACCTGTTGGGTGTGCGGGTGCCCTCGTCCTCCACGTGGGAGACCCTCAAGGGTTTGGTCCTCGCACTGCCGCAAACCAATGTCGCTACCTTGGCGCTGGGTCTAGGTAGTTTGATTTTTCTGGTGGTCGCGCGGCGCTACCTGAGCGGGTGGTTGGTACGCATGGGCATGCCTGCCAAAGTGGCAGAACTGCTGACCAAGCTGGCGCCAATGGTTGCAGTGATTGCGTCCATCGCCGTGGTGGCACTGGCTCGCCTAGACCTCAGTGCCAAGGTGAGCGTTGTGGGTGTGGTGCCACAGGGCCTGCCGCACATGGAGCTGGCATTGCCGGGGCTTAGCACCGTGGGCCAGTTGTGGTTGCCTGCATTGCTTATTGCGCTGGTGGGCTTTGTGGAGAGCGTGTCCGTCGCGCAATCCTTGGCGCTGAAACGCCAACAACGCATTGCCCCCAATAAGGAGTTGCTGGGTCTGGGCGCGGCCAATATTGCCAGTGCGCTGTCGGGGGGCTACCCGGTGACGGGTGGCTTTGCTCGCTCGGTGGTCAACTTTGCGGCGGGTGCCAACACGCCCTTGGCAGGCGTAGTGTCCGCTGCACTCATGGCGCTGGTGATTGCATCCATGACGGGCGCCTTCTACTACTTGCCCCATGCGGTTCTGGCGGCCACCATCATCGTGGCCGTGGTGTCCTTGGTGGACTTTGACACGCTGAAAGAAGCGTGGCACTACGACCGGGCCGATGCGCTCTCCCTCATGGCCACAGCCTTGGGCGTGATTGCCATGGGAGTGGAGGTAGGTATTTTGATGGGCGTGGCGCTTTCATTGGGTGTGCTGGTGTGGCGCAGCAGTCGCCCCCATATGGCGGTAGTGGGACGTGTGCCAGGTACAGAGCACTTTCGCAACATCGAGCGCCACTCTGTGGAAACGGTCCCCGGATTGCTGGCCCTGCGCGTGGACGAGAGCCTGTTCTTTGCAAACGCCTCTGCCCTAGAAGACCGGGTGGAAGACTTGATACGTGCTGACGCCACAGTGCGCCGTGTCGTGTTGGTGTGCTCTGCCGTCAACCAAATCGACACCACCGCCTTGGGTGTGCTGACTGAGCTCCATGCGAGTTTGGCTAAACGCGGCGTCTCGCTAGCGCTTGCAGAAGTTAAGGGCCCGGTCATGGACCGACTGCAACACACTGCGCTGGGCCGAGCTTTGCAGGGGCGGGTGTTTCAGAGTGTGCATGCAGCATTCACAGCGCTACGTGCTGCGTAG
- a CDS encoding TIGR01244 family sulfur transferase: MHIPTQSIAPGFAVAAQLSEDHMAAAAAQGFKSVVNNRPDGEGGSSQPLSQALAVAAQAHGLHYVYLPVVSGAITPEQALAMQEALKTAPQPVLAFCRSGARSAQLYALAQTAA; this comes from the coding sequence ATGCACATTCCTACCCAATCCATCGCACCCGGTTTTGCCGTGGCCGCTCAGTTGTCTGAGGATCACATGGCTGCCGCAGCGGCCCAAGGGTTCAAATCAGTGGTCAATAACCGCCCCGACGGAGAAGGCGGTTCTAGCCAACCCTTGAGCCAGGCACTTGCAGTTGCGGCCCAGGCCCATGGTCTGCACTACGTGTACTTGCCCGTGGTCAGTGGTGCCATTACCCCTGAGCAAGCCTTGGCCATGCAAGAGGCCCTGAAGACAGCGCCCCAACCCGTGCTGGCGTTTTGCCGATCAGGCGCGCGGTCTGCGCAGCTGTACGCCCTTGCCCAAACGGCGGCCTGA
- a CDS encoding YeeE/YedE family protein, which translates to MQHRVTEFFVGLLFGLGLIVAGMTDPSKVLGFLDLAGHWDPSLAFVMGGAILVGLGAFAVAKKRTTNFLGGALHLPTSTDIDKRLIAGGLLFGAGWGIAGFCPGPAIVSLGAGQPKAAVFVVAMLAGMALFEILERMQARRTAGAQ; encoded by the coding sequence ATGCAACACCGTGTCACCGAGTTTTTTGTGGGCTTGCTGTTTGGCCTGGGGCTGATCGTGGCGGGCATGACAGACCCTAGCAAAGTGCTGGGATTTCTGGACCTTGCGGGCCATTGGGACCCCTCCTTGGCCTTTGTCATGGGCGGGGCAATCTTGGTGGGCTTGGGCGCGTTTGCGGTGGCCAAGAAGCGCACCACCAACTTTTTGGGCGGCGCGTTGCACCTGCCGACGTCCACCGATATTGACAAACGACTGATAGCAGGCGGCTTGTTGTTTGGTGCGGGTTGGGGAATCGCGGGCTTTTGCCCAGGTCCTGCCATTGTTTCGTTAGGCGCGGGGCAACCGAAAGCCGCAGTGTTTGTAGTTGCCATGCTGGCCGGTATGGCCTTGTTTGAAATTTTGGAGCGCATGCAAGCGCGTAGAACAGCAGGAGCACAGTGA
- a CDS encoding YeeE/YedE family protein, which produces MTIDWNHFTPWASLVGGILLGLASAAFILVNGRILGISGIVGGLLRPKAGDAGWRIAFVLGMLVAPLLYMRVAGPVVATIDASWGAVVLAGLLVGVGTRYGSGCTSGHGVCGLSRLSPRSLAATLSFMGAGFAIVFVIRHLIA; this is translated from the coding sequence ATGACGATTGATTGGAACCATTTCACCCCCTGGGCTTCGCTGGTGGGAGGCATCTTGCTGGGCTTGGCCTCTGCGGCATTCATCTTGGTGAATGGCCGTATCTTGGGCATAAGCGGCATTGTGGGCGGCTTGCTGCGCCCCAAAGCGGGAGACGCTGGCTGGCGCATCGCCTTTGTGCTGGGCATGTTGGTCGCGCCTTTGCTGTACATGCGGGTCGCTGGCCCAGTAGTCGCCACCATCGACGCCAGCTGGGGCGCTGTGGTGCTGGCGGGTCTGCTGGTGGGCGTGGGTACGCGCTATGGCTCGGGTTGCACCAGCGGCCACGGCGTCTGCGGACTTTCCCGTTTGTCGCCACGGTCGTTGGCAGCCACCCTGTCTTTTATGGGCGCGGGCTTTGCCATCGTTTTCGTCATTCGTCACCTGATCGCCTGA
- a CDS encoding ArsR/SmtB family transcription factor, which yields MLAAPEVAPPPSLDVEALRQSANAACRLMKALSNPDRLLLLCQLSQGEKNVGELEALVGIAQPTLSQQLGVLRDEGLVTTRREGKNIYYCISSTQALAVMNVLYAQFCKT from the coding sequence ATGCTCGCTGCACCCGAAGTTGCACCACCGCCCTCCCTCGATGTAGAGGCACTGCGCCAGTCTGCCAATGCGGCCTGTCGCCTGATGAAGGCCCTGTCCAACCCCGACCGATTGCTCTTGCTGTGCCAACTCAGCCAAGGCGAAAAAAACGTGGGTGAGCTCGAAGCCTTGGTCGGCATTGCACAGCCCACGCTTTCGCAGCAACTGGGCGTGCTGCGGGACGAGGGCCTGGTTACCACGCGGCGCGAAGGCAAAAACATCTACTACTGCATTAGCAGCACGCAGGCCTTGGCGGTCATGAACGTGTTGTATGCCCAGTTTTGCAAGACCTGA
- a CDS encoding MBL fold metallo-hydrolase, producing the protein MTDPAQPKVQAFFDPATWTVSYVVYDQPGGHCAIVDSVLDYDSKSGRTSTASADTLMAFIQDQGLRVQWILETHAHADHLSAAHYLRKHLGGQIAIGAAITDVQSVFKGIFNLEPEFHPDGSQFDHLFQANEAFAIGTLSAHALPVPGHTPACMAYQVSDAVFVGDTLFMPDVGTARCDFPGGNAHALYKSVRSLMALPDATRLYMCHDYPPDGREPAWESTVAEQRASNIHIRDGVSEDAFVAMRSQRDAGLAMPNLILPSVQINIRAGAMPPPEPNGKAYLKIPLNVL; encoded by the coding sequence ATGACAGACCCAGCACAACCCAAAGTACAGGCCTTTTTTGACCCCGCCACCTGGACCGTGAGCTATGTGGTGTATGACCAGCCGGGGGGCCACTGCGCCATTGTTGACAGCGTGCTGGACTACGACAGCAAGTCGGGCCGCACCAGCACCGCATCGGCAGACACCTTAATGGCCTTTATCCAAGACCAAGGGCTGCGCGTGCAATGGATCTTGGAAACCCATGCCCACGCCGACCACCTGTCCGCAGCCCACTACCTGCGCAAACACCTCGGTGGCCAAATTGCCATTGGGGCGGCCATTACCGATGTGCAAAGCGTGTTCAAGGGCATCTTTAACCTAGAGCCCGAATTTCACCCCGACGGCAGCCAGTTTGACCACTTGTTCCAAGCCAACGAAGCCTTTGCCATTGGCACACTGAGCGCCCATGCGCTGCCTGTTCCCGGCCACACACCGGCCTGCATGGCGTACCAGGTCAGTGACGCCGTGTTTGTGGGCGACACCCTGTTCATGCCCGATGTGGGTACCGCGCGGTGCGACTTTCCAGGCGGCAACGCACACGCCCTTTACAAGAGCGTGCGCAGCTTGATGGCGCTGCCCGACGCCACACGCTTGTACATGTGCCACGACTACCCGCCAGACGGACGCGAGCCCGCCTGGGAGTCCACTGTGGCAGAGCAGCGCGCAAGCAACATCCATATCCGCGATGGGGTCAGCGAAGATGCCTTTGTCGCCATGCGCAGCCAGCGCGACGCAGGGCTGGCCATGCCCAACCTGATCTTGCCTTCGGTGCAGATCAACATCCGCGCCGGGGCCATGCCCCCGCCCGAACCCAATGGCAAGGCCTACTTGAAGATTCCGCTCAACGTTTTATAA
- a CDS encoding DUF2214 family protein, with product MMTHFFAAVHHLAVLTLLACVLISLHQLGQPLTVPHARRLRATDMANGLAATVVLVVGLVRVFYWEKGAAFYFHNGPFLAKLGLYGLASVLSLVPTVEMHRWRTALQRGLLPAVSRQKIALLRATAMLQLACLLAMAMCAYLAARGREWPSLG from the coding sequence ATGATGACTCACTTTTTTGCAGCGGTGCACCACCTGGCCGTGCTGACTCTGTTGGCCTGCGTGCTGATTTCTTTGCACCAACTGGGGCAGCCTCTCACGGTGCCCCATGCGCGCCGCTTGCGCGCCACCGATATGGCCAACGGCCTAGCCGCTACGGTGGTTCTGGTGGTCGGGTTGGTGCGCGTTTTCTATTGGGAAAAGGGCGCAGCGTTTTACTTTCACAATGGGCCATTTTTGGCCAAGTTGGGTCTGTATGGGCTGGCAAGCGTGCTCTCGCTCGTGCCTACGGTCGAGATGCATCGCTGGCGAACCGCACTCCAGCGTGGCCTGTTACCGGCCGTGAGTCGCCAAAAAATAGCTCTGTTGCGCGCCACTGCGATGCTGCAGCTGGCCTGCCTACTGGCCATGGCGATGTGCGCCTACTTGGCCGCCCGTGGGCGGGAGTGGCCCAGCTTGGGATAG
- a CDS encoding crotonase/enoyl-CoA hydratase family protein → MEFETLKVTLDAHIATIRLNRPDKANAMNATMWQEIRQAFEWVDRTPEARVAVLQGEGKLFCAGIDLQMMMGIGPQIANDCDGRMRESLRRMILDMQDTLTSLERCRKPVLAAIHGGCIGGGIDLVTCADMRYASTDAFFTIKEIDIGMTADVGTLQRLPKLVGDGITRELAYTGRKMDATEAKSIGLVNRVFESREALYAGVQEIAATIAAKSPLSIRGTKEMITYARDHSVADSLNYIATWNAAMLMSQDLTEAMTANMQKRSPVFRD, encoded by the coding sequence ATGGAGTTTGAAACCCTGAAAGTCACGCTGGACGCACACATTGCCACCATCCGCCTGAACCGCCCCGACAAAGCCAACGCCATGAACGCCACCATGTGGCAAGAAATCCGCCAGGCTTTTGAGTGGGTGGACCGCACCCCCGAGGCGCGGGTGGCGGTGTTGCAAGGCGAAGGCAAGTTGTTCTGCGCGGGCATAGACCTACAAATGATGATGGGCATAGGCCCGCAGATTGCCAACGACTGCGACGGCCGCATGCGCGAGAGCCTGCGCCGCATGATTCTGGATATGCAAGACACGCTCACCAGCCTCGAGCGCTGCCGCAAGCCGGTGCTGGCGGCCATCCATGGCGGTTGCATAGGAGGTGGCATCGACCTGGTGACCTGCGCCGACATGCGCTACGCCAGCACCGATGCGTTTTTCACCATCAAGGAGATCGACATCGGCATGACCGCCGACGTGGGCACCCTGCAGCGCCTGCCTAAGCTGGTGGGCGATGGCATCACCCGCGAGCTGGCCTACACGGGCCGCAAGATGGACGCCACTGAGGCCAAGAGCATCGGCCTGGTGAACCGCGTGTTTGAAAGCCGCGAAGCGCTCTACGCTGGGGTGCAAGAGATTGCCGCCACGATTGCGGCCAAGTCACCGCTTTCCATTCGCGGCACCAAGGAAATGATCACCTACGCCCGCGACCACAGCGTGGCCGACAGCCTGAACTACATCGCCACCTGGAACGCTGCCATGCTGATGAGCCAGGACCTGACCGAGGCTATGACGGCGAACATGCAGAAACGCTCGCCCGTCTTTAGGGACTGA
- a CDS encoding PadR family transcriptional regulator, which produces MSLAHAVLTSLIEKPSSGYELARRFDKSIGYFWHATHQQIYRELARMEEKGWIVSDSAPDAGATRKREYKVLLAGRAELVRWTREPAAPMDLRDEFIVKLRADAALDEVDLSAELRARMAQHTEKLAHYRAIEARDFSRGDAMSRAARLQHLILKKGILYEEGSIAWALEALKVLEGA; this is translated from the coding sequence ATGTCGCTTGCCCACGCCGTACTCACCTCCCTTATCGAAAAACCGTCCTCAGGCTACGAACTGGCGCGCCGGTTTGACAAGTCCATCGGCTACTTCTGGCACGCCACCCACCAGCAGATCTACCGCGAACTGGCCCGCATGGAAGAAAAAGGCTGGATCGTCTCCGACTCCGCCCCCGACGCCGGCGCCACCCGCAAGCGCGAATACAAGGTGCTGCTTGCGGGCCGCGCCGAGCTGGTGCGCTGGACCCGCGAACCCGCAGCGCCCATGGATTTGCGCGATGAATTCATCGTAAAACTGCGTGCCGATGCGGCGCTGGACGAGGTGGACTTGAGTGCCGAGCTGCGCGCCCGCATGGCACAGCACACCGAGAAGCTGGCGCACTACCGGGCTATTGAGGCGCGCGACTTTTCACGGGGCGACGCGATGTCCCGGGCTGCGCGACTCCAGCATCTGATCCTCAAGAAGGGGATCCTGTATGAGGAAGGTAGCATCGCCTGGGCACTGGAGGCGTTGAAGGTGCTGGAGGGCGCTTAA
- a CDS encoding alpha/beta hydrolase codes for MRKQRGMRGLVWATVVALSGAAVAQTEPVQRSAGGGLMPGAMAPQRADTSGIHSKFLDVPYAAMSPAQTLDLYLPNDAQGPYPLIIEIHGGGFMLGSKSADIGPMLLGLQRGYALASINYRLSSEAKFPAAVNDVKAAIRFLRANAAKYQLDANRFATWGGSAGGNLSAMAALSGGVQALSDPALGLMDTSDRVQAAIVWFGPIDFGAMDAEFAALGTSGRMGATNAPSSAESRYLGQVIGTPQAQTLVQEANPLSYLTPDDPPLYVQHGTADRNIPITQSVNFAAKAGAVLGKDQVRFEPIEGADHGGARFNAPDNAGKILDFLDQALKRPRVPG; via the coding sequence ATGAGAAAACAACGGGGTATGCGGGGCTTGGTTTGGGCCACTGTGGTGGCGCTTAGTGGCGCGGCCGTCGCGCAGACAGAGCCTGTGCAGCGCAGCGCTGGGGGCGGGTTGATGCCGGGCGCCATGGCGCCTCAGCGCGCCGATACCTCGGGCATCCATAGCAAGTTCTTGGATGTGCCGTATGCAGCCATGTCGCCTGCGCAGACGCTGGACTTGTACCTACCCAACGACGCCCAAGGTCCTTACCCTTTGATCATTGAAATCCATGGCGGCGGTTTTATGCTGGGCTCCAAGTCTGCCGACATCGGGCCTATGTTGCTGGGGCTGCAGCGTGGCTATGCACTGGCGTCTATCAACTATCGCTTAAGCAGCGAAGCAAAGTTTCCTGCTGCGGTGAATGACGTAAAGGCCGCCATACGCTTTTTGCGTGCCAATGCGGCGAAGTACCAACTAGACGCTAACCGCTTTGCCACCTGGGGAGGCTCTGCCGGCGGCAACCTGTCGGCCATGGCGGCTTTGTCTGGTGGGGTTCAAGCCTTGAGCGACCCTGCGCTGGGGCTGATGGATACCTCTGACAGAGTGCAGGCAGCCATTGTGTGGTTTGGGCCCATCGACTTTGGAGCAATGGATGCAGAGTTTGCTGCGCTGGGCACCAGCGGCAGAATGGGTGCTACCAACGCGCCATCTTCCGCCGAGTCCCGCTATTTGGGGCAGGTCATAGGCACCCCGCAAGCGCAGACACTGGTGCAAGAGGCCAATCCATTGAGCTACCTCACACCCGACGACCCGCCCTTGTATGTCCAGCACGGTACCGCTGACCGCAATATTCCGATCACCCAGTCCGTCAACTTTGCGGCCAAGGCAGGCGCTGTCTTGGGCAAAGACCAGGTACGCTTTGAGCCCATCGAGGGCGCAGACCATGGGGGTGCCCGATTCAACGCGCCTGACAACGCAGGCAAGATCTTGGACTTTTTAGACCAAGCCCTCAAGCGGCCGCGCGTGCCCGGCTGA